Sequence from the Methanobrevibacter arboriphilus genome:
TGAAAATTCCATGGATGGAGTTTCAGCTCGAGACTTTATATCTGAAACTGTTTTTGATTTAGCTACTTTAACAACAAGTTTATCTAAAATGTGTGAAGAATTGGTTCTTTGGAGTACTTATGAGTTTGGGATTATTGAGATAGCTGATGAATTTTCTTCCACATCTTCAATTATGCCTCAAAAAAAGAATCCTGATGTAGCTGAGGTTGCTAGAGCTAAATCTACTATAATCAATGGGGAGTTGGTTACTATTATGACTATATTAAAGGCTATTCCTTATACTTATAATAGAGATTTACAAGAAATAACTCCTCACCTTTGGAACTCATTAGAAGTAGCATATAATACTTTAAAAATCGTTTCAGAGATGGTATTGTCTATAAAAATTAATAAAAAAAGATGTTTAGAATTAGCAGGTGCTAATTTTGGAACTGTTACTGATTTAGCTGATGTTATGGTTAGAGAAGCTAAGATTCCATTTAGAACAGCTCATAAAATTGTTGGTCGTTTAGTGAACCTCTCTATTGAAATGGGCTTAGAAATAGAGGATATAGATTCTAGATTTATTGATGGAATAGCTAATGATTTAGGCTTTGATAAGTTAAAATTATCCAATGATTTAATTCAAAAATCACTTGATCCTCTTGAAAACGTTAAAATGAGACAAGTTCCAGGTGGACCTTCTCCAGAGATGGTTCAGTTAGCTTGTAATAATATGAAAGAATTTTTAAAAGAAGAATTTGATAAAAAATGTATTGAAAAATAATTTTTCAAGATCAATAATGAGTTTTTATATTTCTAATTCATCTAACCTTCTTTCTATTTCTTCATCAGTTAGTTCTTCTTCACATTCTGTTTCTTCATACTCTTTTTCTTGGTTTTCTGTTTTTTCTTTATTTTTTTTATCTTTTTTAGACTTGGATTTTTCAATTTTTAATTTTAGCTCATAATCTTCCTTTATTTCTTTAGCTATTTTTTCATCACCCTCAATTACTGGTCCAGTATAATCACAATCTTTACATTCCCATACAGACCAATTTTGAGGAATTATCCAATCGACATTTTTTGATCCACATCTTGGACATATTTTCATTTTATCAACCTTTCAATTTTAATTATATATAATATTTTAACTTTATATGTTTTCATTTTAACTATTTTGTAATTTTGTGGTATATAACATAAAATATTATTTTTTATAGTATTATTTTTTATAGAGTATTTTTTAATAGAGTAGTATTCTTTATAGAGTATCATTTTTTATAGATATTATAATATAAAGAATGACTATGAAGAATAATTATGAAGAATAATTATTTTTTGGATAATATTATATACAATTAAATACATAATATTACTATGAAATCTAATAACACCAATTTAGCTATAGGAATTATTGCTATTATAGCAGGTATTTTAGTGATTGTTTTCCCAAATATTGTTGCTTATGTAATAGGATTAGTTCTAATTGCATATGGAGTATTAAACTTTTTATAATTTGATTTTAAGTTTAATATAGTCTAAAAAGACTTTAATGTTTTTAGTGTTTCCATTTTTTATATAATTAGCGAGAGCTATATTATATATTTTTTTGTTTTTTATTATATTTTTAAAATTAAAGTTATTTTCACTAATTTATTTATTATATTTATTTTTCTGTTCTATAAAAACTCCAAATTAAATCAAGAGCTTCACCAGGCTCTAATGCACCAGATCTTGTTTCTCTAAGTATTCTTTGAATTGAAAACTTTTTAAAATATGGATACTTTTTATGAGATTCATATAAAAGAGGACATCCGAATCCTTTTATCTGTTCTAAATTATATTTTAATATGTTTTTCTTTATTTCTTCCTTTCCTACAGATAGAGTAGCTGGTAAATTCAATCTAAACATATCTAGGTCAT
This genomic interval carries:
- the argH gene encoding argininosuccinate lyase; the protein is MNLRSGRLDKKMTEDAAIYTSSLDADRYIFDSDVKCNFAHVLMLKNEDIIDEEIADKILEALTKLKEEGFEALNFDHSVEDIHMAVENYVTDMVGEGVAGFMHTAKSRNDQVATDVRLTLRSKIIEVQIAILEFIEGLVKLAEEHKETVTIGYTHLQHAQPITMAHNFMAYAQALRRDYERLNDTYKRVNQNPLGSAAMTTTSFPINRELTTKLLGFDSYLENSMDGVSARDFISETVFDLATLTTSLSKMCEELVLWSTYEFGIIEIADEFSSTSSIMPQKKNPDVAEVARAKSTIINGELVTIMTILKAIPYTYNRDLQEITPHLWNSLEVAYNTLKIVSEMVLSIKINKKRCLELAGANFGTVTDLADVMVREAKIPFRTAHKIVGRLVNLSIEMGLEIEDIDSRFIDGIANDLGFDKLKLSNDLIQKSLDPLENVKMRQVPGGPSPEMVQLACNNMKEFLKEEFDKKCIEK